The proteins below come from a single Miscanthus floridulus cultivar M001 chromosome 1, ASM1932011v1, whole genome shotgun sequence genomic window:
- the LOC136470058 gene encoding uncharacterized protein, translating into MRLGGGRKHGRTWIANAAIDPTTVPTLSQLRAQSTSSSQPIRSRPTPTLQRVDALEAQNNEKTAQITALTARLEAEQAAREAQEVRIAEMMQIMQALGQKTGVPVQMSAPPPQVPHAFAATPPQSAGSNNPPRASPDSGGFVTPPSTQRPDGWEGW; encoded by the exons ATGAGGCTCGGTGGCGGCAGGAAGCACGGCCGGACGTGGATTGCGAACGCCGCCATCGACCCCACCACTGTTCCCACTCTGAGCCAgctccgagcacagagcacgagttccagccagcccatacgctcacggCCTACTCCGACACTGCAGCGGGTCGATGCGCTCGAG gcccagaacAACGAGAAGACGGCGCAGATCACGGCCCTCACTGCTCGGCTGGAGGCTGAGCAGGCCGCTCGGGAGGCCCAGGAGGTCAGGATTGCAGAAATGATGCAAATCATGCAAGCTCTTGGGCAGAAGACGGGTGTGCCTGTGCAGATGTCAGCTCCTCCGCCTCAGGTGCCGCACGCgtttgcagctactcct cctcagtcggcggGTTCCAATAACCCCCCTCGTGCGTCACCTGATTCTGGAGGCTTCGTTACACCACCCTCGACGCAGAGGCCAGACGGTTGGGAAGGTTGGTGA
- the LOC136509137 gene encoding transcription factor bHLH57-like, translating to MERMQLQLQGPIASSLWADKQQQQAASTSAAAAAAQMPFLALLQGAGVVVEAEEEQQQHDGRKRQAFARAVSDLDLLESCVTQAVAPAAAAAASAPVSSSTERRRKRPRPRARAAPPPEKRRKPDEAESQRMTHIAVERNRRRLMNDHLASLRSLIPSCYIPRSDQATVVGGAIDYVKQLEQQLVALQAAAAGRRGGTGAGAAVATAASAASDGVFVSPQYASYSDSRGGLGAGVDVEATAAVGGHVRVRVAGRRWPGRLVRAVAALEDLRLAVLHLAVTSVGHDAVVYCFNLKMEEGCEVATADEVATVVHQIFAYAAGACC from the exons ATGGAGAggatgcagctgcagctgcaaggGCCCATCGCCTCTTCGCTG TGGGcggacaagcagcagcagcaggcggccAGCACCAGCGCCGCGGCAGCGGCAGCGCAGATGCCCTTCCTGGCGCTGCTCCAGGGCGCCGGCGTCGTggtggaggcggaggaggagcagcagcagcatgacGGGCGCAAGCGGCAGGCCTTCGCGCGCGCCGTCTCCGACCTCGACCTGCTCGAGAGCTGCGTCACGCAGGCGGTGGCTCCTGCGGCTGCGGCGGCAGCGTCTGCGCCCGTGTCCAGCAGCACCGAGAGGCGGCGGAAGCGGCCGAGGCCCCGcgcgcgcgccgcgccgccgccggagaaGCGCAGGAAGCCCGATGAGGCCGAGAGCCAGCGGATGACGCACATCGCCGTGGAGCGCAACCGGCGGCGCCTCATGAACGACCACCTCGCCTCGCTCCGCTCCCTCATCCCCTCCTGCTACATCCCCCGC AGCGACCAGGCGACAGTGGTGGGTGGCGCGATCGACTACGTGAAgcagctggagcagcagctggtGGCGCTGCAGGCGGCCGCGGCCGGGCGTCGCGGCGGTACCGGCGCCGGCGCAGCTGTGGCCACGGCCGCGTCGGCCGCGTCGGACGGCGTGTTCGTGTCCCCGCAGTACGCGAGCTACTCGGACTCGCGCGGCGGCCTCGGCGCCGGCGTGGACGTGGAGGCGACGGCCGCGGTGGGCGGGCACGTGCGCGTGCGCGTCGCGGGGAGGCGGTGGCCGGGGCGGCTCGTACGCGCCGTCGCCGCGCTCGAGGACCTCCGCCTGGCGGTCTTGCACCTCGCCGTCACCTCCGTCGGACATGACGCCGTCGTGTACTGCTTCAACCTCAAG ATGGAGGAAGGGTGCGAGGTGGCGACGGCGGACGAGGTGGCGACGGTGGTGCACCAGATCTTCGCCTACGCCGCCGGCGCATGCTGCTGA